The following nucleotide sequence is from Gemmatimonadota bacterium.
CGTTGCCGCGGAGGTGTCGGGGCGGTCCGATGCCGATCCGGGCGTGCCGCTGGCCGAGCTGGCAGACGGCACCCGACTCACGCCCGCCACCGCGCAGCGCCTGGCCTGCGACGCCAGCGTGGTCCGCTTCACCACCGATGCGCGGGGAAACGTGTTGGATGTGGGGCGTCGCACACGCACCATTCCACCCGCGCTGCGCCGTGCCCTCGAGATCCGCGACGGTGGGTGTCGCTTTCCTGGCTGTGGGCGCCGCTTCACCGACGCGCATCATGTCCGGCACTGGGCGCAGGGCGGACCCACCGCGCTGGACAATCTCCTGCTGCTGTGCCGGGTGCATCACCGGCTGCTACACGAGGAGGGCTTCCGCGTCGAGCTGGACGGTGCACGGCGGGCTGTCTTCTACGATCCCCGCGGTCACGTGCTGCCCCAGCTCCCTCCGCTCAAGCGCCGGACCGAGGAGGAGCTGCGACGGATGAAGGAGGCCCTCGGCATCCGCGACGTCCGCCATGGATCGTG
It contains:
- a CDS encoding HNH endonuclease signature motif containing protein; the encoded protein is VAAEVSGRSDADPGVPLAELADGTRLTPATAQRLACDASVVRFTTDARGNVLDVGRRTRTIPPALRRALEIRDGGCRFPGCGRRFTDAHHVRHWAQGGPTALDNLLLLCRVHHRLLHEEGFRVELDGARRAVFYDPRGHVLPQLPPLKRRTEEELRRMKEALGIRDVRHGS